One genomic segment of Mesoterricola silvestris includes these proteins:
- a CDS encoding sodium-translocating pyrophosphatase: protein MLQAWMDKLKLTPLTRRIYLGVMMCFFALAYAWGQVAAPKAVAAEAEGAKFEYFALFNKVSGEFTSAERIGLLFVLGIAVIGLLYAILLMRQVNAADEGTPKMQEVAAAVREGSNAYLAAQFKKIGPLIVIITVILWFTVEDKHFAFGRAGAFLMGSLFSWAVGFVGMRLATTGNLRVAAAARHSYGEAMQLGYRTGTVTGMLTDGLGLLGGTMIFIIYGVHAYEALLGFGFGGTLLALFMRVGGGIYTKAADVGADLVGKIEKDIPEDDPRNAATIADNVGDNVGDCAGMAADIFESYEVTIVAAMILGMASFGHKGVIFPLLVRGIGVLGSIISTYTVKAGSEDTSDTALKSVHRGFWIGSLISVAGFFILGYFYLHFTPSYLANNPLASAGFPMNDPNQLAVWFNFGVPGLDMRPAITCLIGVFLAVALNKVTSYYTHTTHAPVKSLARACTTGHATNIIEGFALGYESTVAMMVVIVIAIFLSVLTYHGAPPMFVAYGVAMTGIGMLTLTGNTISMDVFGPVADNANGIGEMGYEKEQMEKEKPGSYKRARQILADLDAVGNTTKAETKGIAIGSAVIAAVSLFSSFIAVIAVGSEAAISKMTLGQYHDQAGFLSVAEPKVFIGLLIGGCVPFLFSSQLIRAVGRAAYHIVIECRSQFRDAEIWAGTKKPDYGRVVDICTNTAQKELVGPGLLAITAPLLVGLLLGPYALGGFLAGMILVGQLLAVFMANAGGAWDNAKKMIEDGLYGGKGSEAHKASVTGDTVGDPLKDTAGPAINPLIKVMNMVSLLTLGVLMKFTLFPVANQMNVNKLGGVLGAAVCVAAIVWSIIKSKQETPGLIADEDMK, encoded by the coding sequence ATGCTTCAAGCCTGGATGGACAAGCTCAAGCTCACACCACTGACACGCCGGATCTACCTGGGCGTCATGATGTGTTTCTTCGCCCTGGCCTATGCCTGGGGCCAGGTGGCGGCTCCCAAGGCCGTCGCCGCCGAGGCCGAGGGCGCCAAGTTCGAGTACTTCGCCCTGTTCAACAAGGTCAGCGGCGAATTCACCAGCGCCGAGCGCATCGGCCTGCTGTTCGTGCTTGGCATCGCCGTCATCGGCCTGCTGTACGCGATCCTGCTCATGAGGCAGGTCAACGCCGCCGACGAGGGCACCCCCAAGATGCAGGAAGTGGCCGCCGCCGTGCGCGAGGGCTCCAACGCCTACCTCGCGGCCCAGTTCAAGAAGATCGGGCCCCTGATCGTCATCATCACCGTGATCCTCTGGTTCACGGTTGAGGACAAGCACTTCGCCTTCGGCCGCGCCGGCGCCTTCCTCATGGGCTCCCTGTTCAGCTGGGCCGTGGGCTTCGTGGGCATGCGCCTGGCCACCACCGGCAACCTGCGCGTGGCCGCCGCCGCCCGCCACAGCTACGGCGAGGCCATGCAGCTCGGCTACCGCACCGGCACCGTCACCGGCATGCTCACGGACGGCCTCGGCCTCCTGGGCGGCACGATGATCTTCATCATCTACGGCGTGCACGCCTACGAGGCCCTGCTGGGCTTCGGCTTCGGCGGCACCCTCCTGGCGCTGTTCATGCGCGTCGGCGGCGGCATCTACACCAAGGCCGCCGATGTGGGCGCCGACCTGGTCGGCAAGATCGAGAAGGACATCCCCGAGGACGATCCGCGCAACGCCGCCACCATCGCCGACAACGTGGGCGACAACGTGGGCGACTGCGCCGGCATGGCCGCGGACATCTTCGAGAGCTACGAAGTGACCATCGTGGCCGCCATGATCCTGGGCATGGCCTCCTTCGGCCACAAGGGCGTCATCTTCCCCCTGCTGGTGCGCGGCATCGGCGTGCTGGGCTCGATCATCTCCACCTACACCGTCAAGGCCGGCAGCGAGGACACCTCCGACACCGCCCTGAAGAGCGTGCACCGCGGCTTCTGGATCGGCTCGCTGATCTCCGTGGCCGGGTTCTTCATCCTTGGCTACTTCTACCTGCACTTCACGCCCTCTTACCTGGCCAACAACCCCCTGGCCTCCGCGGGCTTCCCCATGAACGATCCCAACCAGCTCGCCGTGTGGTTCAACTTCGGCGTGCCCGGCCTGGACATGCGCCCGGCCATCACCTGCCTCATCGGCGTGTTCCTGGCCGTGGCCCTGAACAAGGTGACCAGCTACTACACGCACACCACCCACGCCCCCGTGAAGAGCCTTGCCCGGGCCTGCACCACCGGCCACGCCACCAACATCATCGAAGGCTTCGCCCTGGGCTATGAGTCCACCGTCGCCATGATGGTCGTCATCGTCATCGCCATCTTCCTCTCCGTGCTCACCTACCACGGCGCCCCGCCGATGTTCGTGGCCTACGGCGTGGCCATGACCGGCATCGGCATGCTGACCCTCACCGGCAACACCATCTCCATGGACGTCTTCGGCCCCGTCGCCGACAACGCCAACGGCATCGGCGAGATGGGTTACGAGAAGGAGCAGATGGAGAAGGAGAAGCCCGGTTCCTACAAGCGCGCCCGGCAGATCCTCGCCGACCTCGACGCCGTGGGCAACACCACCAAGGCCGAGACCAAGGGCATCGCCATCGGTTCCGCCGTCATCGCGGCCGTGAGCCTCTTCTCCAGCTTCATCGCGGTCATCGCCGTGGGCTCCGAAGCGGCCATCAGCAAGATGACCCTCGGCCAGTACCACGACCAGGCCGGCTTCCTTTCCGTGGCCGAGCCCAAAGTCTTCATCGGCCTCCTCATCGGCGGCTGCGTGCCCTTCCTCTTCAGCAGCCAGCTCATCCGCGCCGTGGGCCGCGCCGCCTACCACATCGTCATCGAGTGCCGCTCGCAGTTCCGCGACGCCGAGATCTGGGCCGGCACCAAGAAGCCCGACTACGGCCGCGTGGTGGACATCTGCACCAACACCGCCCAGAAGGAACTGGTGGGCCCCGGCCTCCTGGCCATCACCGCCCCCCTGCTTGTCGGCCTTCTCCTGGGCCCCTACGCCCTGGGCGGCTTCCTGGCGGGCATGATCCTGGTGGGCCAGCTGCTGGCGGTCTTCATGGCCAACGCCGGCGGCGCCTGGGACAACGCGAAGAAGATGATCGAGGACGGCCTCTACGGCGGCAAGGGCTCCGAAGCCCACAAGGCCTCCGTCACCGGCGACACCGTGGGCGATCCCCTCAAGGACACCGCGGGCCCGGCCATCAACCCCCTGATCAAGGTCATGAACATGGTCAGCCTGCTCACCCTGGGCGTGCTGATGAAGTTCACCCTGTTCCCCGTGGCCAACCAGATGAACGTCAACAAGCTCGGCGGCGTCCTCGGAGCCGCGGTGTGCGTCGCCGCCATCGTGTGGTCGATCATCAAGAGCAAGCAGGAAACCCCCGGCCTCATCGCCGACGAGGACATGAAGTAG
- a CDS encoding succinate dehydrogenase cytochrome b subunit, producing the protein MSVAESSLAGAAKTRPGFLDSSVGKKVVMAVTGIMLFGFVTVHMLGNLQAYMGEAPMNHYAEFLHTMIHGMGIWVFRGVMLVAVVLHGWAALSLTLSNMAARPVGYRATQVQAATFASRTMRWTGVILGLFIVYHLLHLTTGTLHPSFDPANPYRNFVTGFKVPLASAFYIVAQLCLGFHMWHGVWSLTQTLGWAHPRYDRLRRRFAYVMATVVAAVNISFPIAVLTGIIHL; encoded by the coding sequence ATGTCCGTCGCTGAATCCAGCCTGGCTGGTGCCGCCAAGACCCGTCCAGGCTTCCTGGACTCATCCGTGGGGAAGAAGGTGGTGATGGCCGTGACCGGCATCATGCTCTTCGGCTTCGTCACGGTGCACATGCTGGGGAACCTGCAGGCCTACATGGGCGAGGCGCCCATGAACCACTATGCGGAGTTCCTCCACACCATGATCCACGGCATGGGCATCTGGGTCTTCCGGGGCGTGATGCTCGTGGCCGTGGTCCTCCACGGCTGGGCCGCCCTGAGCCTCACGCTCTCCAACATGGCCGCGCGCCCCGTGGGCTACCGCGCCACCCAGGTGCAGGCCGCCACCTTCGCCTCGCGCACCATGCGCTGGACCGGGGTGATCCTGGGCCTGTTCATCGTCTACCACCTGCTGCACCTGACCACGGGCACGCTGCATCCCAGCTTCGATCCGGCGAACCCCTACAGGAACTTCGTTACCGGGTTCAAGGTGCCCCTGGCCTCGGCGTTCTACATCGTGGCCCAGCTCTGCCTGGGCTTCCACATGTGGCACGGCGTCTGGAGCCTCACCCAGACCCTGGGCTGGGCCCACCCGCGCTACGACCGCCTGCGCCGCAGGTTCGCCTACGTGATGGCCACCGTGGTGGCCGCCGTCAACATTTCGTTCCCCATCGCCGTCCTCACCGGCATCATCCACCTGTAG
- a CDS encoding fumarate reductase/succinate dehydrogenase flavoprotein subunit, with translation MELKSNCPTGPIADQWDKYRFDLKLVNPTNKRRYKIIIVGSGLAGAAAAASLAELGYDVHCFCYQDSPRRAHSIAAQGGINASKNYHNDGDSTFRLFYDTVKGGDFRAREANVYRLAQVSVNIIDQCVGQGVPFAREYGGLLDNRSFGGAQVSRTFYARGQTGQQLLLGAYQALERQIGLGTVKMYTRHEMQEVIVVDGVAKGIVTRDMVTGKIESHVADAVALGTGGYGNVFYLATYAKGCNTTAIWRAYQKGAAFGNPCYTQIHPTCIPVTGDHQSKLTLMSESLRNDGRIWVPKKAGDKRAPGDIPEDERDYYLERKYPSFGNLAPRDISSRAAKQVCDEGRGVGDTGRGVYLDFEDATKRLGENKIREKYGNLFEMYERITGEDPYKVPMRIYPASHYTMGGLWVDYNLMTTIPGLFCMGEANFSDHGANRLGASALMQGLADGYFVLPATIGGYLATIKPGTRITTDHPAAKAAEEAVRAKNNRLLSINGKETPTELHRALGKIMWEYCGMGRTEASLKQALQEIPALKERFWSNLRVPGSMADVNQSLELAGRVADFIELGELMCLDALERRESCGGHFREEWQTPDGEAQRDDENFCHVAAWEYTGEGKTPIRHTEQLTFDNVHLATRSYK, from the coding sequence ATGGAACTGAAATCGAACTGCCCGACCGGACCCATCGCCGACCAGTGGGACAAGTACCGCTTCGATCTGAAGCTGGTCAACCCCACCAACAAGCGCAGATACAAGATCATCATCGTGGGCTCGGGCCTGGCCGGCGCCGCCGCCGCCGCGTCCCTGGCCGAGCTGGGCTACGACGTCCACTGCTTCTGCTACCAGGACAGCCCGCGCCGCGCCCACTCCATCGCCGCCCAGGGGGGCATCAACGCCTCCAAGAACTACCACAACGACGGCGACAGCACCTTCCGCCTCTTCTACGACACGGTCAAGGGCGGCGACTTCCGCGCCCGGGAAGCCAACGTCTACCGCCTCGCCCAGGTGTCGGTGAACATCATCGACCAGTGCGTGGGCCAGGGCGTGCCCTTCGCCCGGGAATACGGCGGGCTCCTGGACAACCGCAGCTTCGGCGGCGCCCAGGTGAGCCGCACCTTCTACGCCCGTGGGCAGACGGGGCAGCAACTTCTGCTGGGCGCCTACCAGGCCCTGGAGCGCCAGATCGGCCTGGGCACCGTGAAGATGTACACCCGCCACGAGATGCAGGAAGTGATCGTGGTCGACGGCGTCGCCAAGGGCATCGTCACCCGCGACATGGTCACGGGCAAGATCGAGAGCCACGTGGCCGACGCGGTGGCCCTGGGCACCGGCGGCTACGGCAACGTCTTCTACCTGGCCACCTACGCCAAGGGCTGCAACACCACGGCCATCTGGCGGGCGTACCAGAAGGGCGCGGCCTTCGGCAATCCCTGCTACACCCAGATCCATCCCACCTGCATCCCCGTCACCGGCGACCACCAGTCCAAGCTGACCCTCATGTCCGAGAGCCTGCGCAACGACGGCCGCATCTGGGTGCCCAAGAAGGCCGGCGACAAGCGCGCCCCCGGCGATATCCCCGAGGACGAGCGCGACTACTACCTGGAGCGCAAGTACCCCTCCTTCGGCAACCTCGCCCCCCGCGATATCTCGAGCCGCGCCGCCAAGCAGGTCTGCGACGAGGGCCGGGGCGTGGGCGACACGGGCCGCGGCGTCTACCTGGACTTCGAGGACGCCACCAAGCGCCTCGGGGAAAACAAGATCCGGGAGAAGTACGGCAACCTCTTCGAGATGTACGAGCGCATCACCGGCGAGGACCCCTACAAGGTGCCCATGCGCATCTACCCCGCCAGCCACTACACCATGGGCGGCCTGTGGGTGGACTACAACCTCATGACCACCATCCCCGGCCTCTTCTGCATGGGCGAGGCCAATTTCTCCGACCACGGCGCCAACCGCCTGGGGGCCTCGGCCCTCATGCAGGGCCTCGCGGACGGCTACTTCGTCCTGCCCGCCACCATCGGCGGCTACCTGGCCACCATCAAGCCCGGCACCCGCATCACCACCGACCACCCCGCGGCCAAGGCCGCCGAGGAGGCCGTGCGGGCCAAGAACAACCGGCTCCTCTCCATCAACGGCAAGGAGACCCCCACCGAGCTGCACCGGGCCCTGGGCAAGATCATGTGGGAGTACTGCGGCATGGGCCGCACCGAAGCCAGCCTCAAGCAGGCCCTCCAGGAGATCCCCGCCCTCAAGGAGCGGTTCTGGTCCAACCTGCGGGTCCCCGGAAGCATGGCGGACGTGAACCAGTCGCTGGAACTGGCCGGACGCGTCGCCGACTTCATCGAACTGGGCGAGCTCATGTGCCTGGACGCCCTGGAGCGCCGCGAATCCTGCGGCGGCCACTTCCGCGAGGAATGGCAGACCCCCGACGGCGAGGCCCAGCGCGACGACGAGAACTTCTGCCACGTGGCCGCCTGGGAGTACACCGGCGAGGGGAAGACCCCCATCCGCCACACCGAGCAGCTCACGTTCGACAACGTCCACCTCGCGACCCGCAGCTACAAGTAA
- a CDS encoding succinate dehydrogenase/fumarate reductase iron-sulfur subunit, with product MEKHINVKLHVWRQKNAADKGHFQDLEAPGISTEMSFLEMLDVVNESLIHKGEEPIVVDHDCREGICGACNLVINGRPHGPKERTTTCQLHMRSFQDGDDITIEPVRADAFPVIKDLMVDRSAFDRIIAKGGFVSVPTGSCCDANALPVKKENADLAMDAAACIGCGACVAACPNASAMLFVAAKISHLALLPQGQPERYTRARAMVTQMDAEGFGTCTNHGECEAACPKGITLDNIARMNRDYIKASITYRPESATGGF from the coding sequence ATGGAAAAGCACATCAACGTCAAGCTGCACGTGTGGCGCCAGAAGAACGCCGCGGACAAGGGCCACTTCCAGGACCTCGAGGCCCCGGGGATCTCCACGGAGATGTCCTTCCTGGAGATGCTCGACGTGGTCAACGAGAGCCTCATCCACAAGGGCGAGGAACCCATCGTCGTGGACCACGACTGCCGCGAGGGCATCTGCGGGGCCTGCAACCTCGTCATCAACGGCCGCCCCCACGGCCCCAAGGAGCGCACCACCACCTGCCAACTGCACATGCGCAGCTTCCAGGACGGCGACGACATCACCATCGAGCCGGTGCGCGCCGACGCGTTCCCCGTGATCAAGGACCTGATGGTGGACCGCTCCGCCTTCGACCGCATCATCGCCAAGGGCGGCTTCGTTAGCGTGCCCACCGGCAGCTGCTGCGACGCCAACGCCCTGCCCGTGAAGAAGGAGAACGCGGACCTGGCCATGGACGCCGCCGCCTGCATCGGATGCGGCGCCTGCGTCGCGGCCTGCCCCAACGCCAGCGCCATGCTCTTCGTGGCCGCCAAGATCAGCCACCTGGCCCTGCTCCCCCAGGGCCAACCCGAGCGCTACACCCGCGCCCGGGCCATGGTGACCCAGATGGACGCGGAGGGCTTCGGCACCTGCACCAACCACGGCGAATGCGAGGCCGCCTGCCCCAAGGGCATCACCCTGGACAACATCGCCCGCATGAACCGGGACTACATCAAGGCCAGCATCACCTACCGCCCCGAGAGCGCCACCGGCGGATTCTAG
- a CDS encoding CapA family protein, with protein sequence MGCPAFRLRSSTVPPRLFLAGLLALALGSRAPVAPGPPPSRLPEELARVDLVAVGDILMHQDVKTSALQAGSLTELWKEVTPLFKGADIAFANLETPIAPRTGRPGRPFQFNAPEDLPAALKASGLTIVSTANNHAFDQGPRGLAETLERLEAAGLPSVGGGATRAQAEAPRFLVVKGLRIAFLAFTDIFNINLNQKTDRPWVRSLDPAAAEAAVAAARAQADAVVVSLHWGAEYLHVPLPRQKEVARRLARAGADLILGHHPHVLQPVEVLENGSRRTVVAYSLGNFISNQDRVYRADLFPVAGGDSRDGVLFHCRFVKLKLADGSEQVRVEDARCEPLWTRNNWYERTRTRIREIQVVPLGAALAQAEGDLDRLRSAEPLDKAKVVEQQEYLRTLYLRRARAGEILGAAFVDGP encoded by the coding sequence ATGGGCTGCCCGGCCTTCCGGTTGAGGTCTTCTACGGTCCCGCCTAGGCTTTTCCTGGCCGGTCTCCTGGCCCTCGCCCTGGGCAGCCGCGCCCCGGTGGCCCCGGGCCCGCCGCCTAGCCGTCTGCCGGAGGAATTGGCGCGGGTGGACCTGGTGGCGGTGGGGGATATCCTCATGCACCAGGACGTGAAGACCTCCGCGCTCCAGGCGGGGAGCCTGACCGAACTCTGGAAGGAGGTGACGCCCCTCTTCAAGGGCGCCGATATCGCCTTCGCCAACCTGGAAACCCCCATCGCCCCGAGGACGGGCCGGCCCGGCCGCCCCTTCCAGTTCAACGCCCCCGAGGACCTGCCCGCGGCCCTCAAGGCTTCGGGCCTCACCATCGTCTCCACCGCCAACAACCATGCGTTCGACCAGGGCCCCCGGGGCCTCGCCGAAACCCTGGAGCGGCTGGAGGCCGCCGGCCTCCCCTCCGTGGGCGGCGGCGCCACCCGCGCCCAGGCCGAAGCGCCCCGGTTCCTGGTGGTGAAGGGCCTCCGCATCGCCTTCCTGGCCTTCACGGACATCTTCAATATCAACCTCAACCAGAAGACCGACCGCCCCTGGGTTCGCTCCCTGGACCCCGCCGCCGCCGAAGCGGCCGTGGCCGCCGCCCGGGCCCAGGCCGACGCCGTGGTGGTGAGCCTCCACTGGGGCGCCGAGTACCTGCACGTGCCCCTGCCGCGCCAGAAGGAGGTGGCCCGCCGCCTGGCCCGGGCCGGCGCCGACCTGATCCTGGGCCACCACCCCCACGTCCTCCAGCCCGTGGAGGTGCTGGAGAACGGTTCCCGCCGCACCGTGGTGGCCTACTCCCTGGGCAATTTCATCTCCAACCAGGACCGGGTCTACCGGGCCGATCTGTTCCCCGTGGCCGGGGGCGACAGCCGGGACGGGGTCCTCTTCCACTGCCGCTTCGTGAAGCTGAAGCTGGCCGACGGTTCCGAACAGGTGCGCGTGGAGGATGCCCGCTGCGAGCCCCTGTGGACCCGCAACAACTGGTACGAGCGCACCCGCACCCGGATCCGGGAGATCCAGGTCGTTCCTCTGGGGGCCGCCCTGGCCCAGGCCGAGGGCGACCTGGACCGCCTCCGGTCCGCGGAACCCCTGGACAAGGCCAAGGTGGTCGAGCAGCAGGAATACCTCCGCACCCTCTACCTGCGCCGCGCCCGGGCCGGGGAGATCCTGGGGGCGGCCTTCGTGGATGGGCCGTGA
- a CDS encoding radical SAM protein has protein sequence MSELVTAHLDHRRTWQDFHYCYPVISRRSKGVSLGVNLNPDKVCNFDCVYCEVDRTTPARRRDVDLDQMEREMEVLLELTRSGELFRTPPFDSADAGQRRLNDIAFSGDGEPTTLREFPRAVERIAALKARRGLDDVKLVLITDSSRLQAPEILEGLGLLMANNGEIWAKLDAGTEAYYREVNRSKVPFSRILDNLAATAARWPIVIQTLFLEWRGRGPSDGEVEAYLQCLRTLRERGTLQAVQLYTVARPTPEPEAKPLAARDLDRLAAGVLDGLPGLPVEVFYGPA, from the coding sequence ATGAGCGAGCTCGTCACAGCCCACCTGGACCACCGCCGCACCTGGCAGGACTTCCACTATTGCTATCCCGTCATCTCGCGGCGCAGCAAGGGCGTGAGCCTCGGGGTGAACCTCAATCCCGACAAGGTCTGCAATTTCGATTGCGTGTACTGCGAAGTGGACCGGACCACCCCCGCCCGGCGCCGGGACGTGGACCTGGACCAGATGGAGCGGGAAATGGAGGTGCTGCTCGAACTCACCCGCTCGGGCGAGCTCTTCCGGACCCCGCCCTTCGACTCCGCCGACGCGGGCCAGCGCCGCCTCAACGACATCGCCTTCTCCGGGGACGGCGAGCCCACCACCCTGCGGGAATTCCCCCGGGCCGTGGAGCGCATCGCGGCCCTGAAGGCCCGCCGGGGGCTGGACGACGTGAAGCTGGTGCTCATCACCGATTCCTCCCGGCTCCAGGCCCCCGAGATCCTGGAGGGCCTTGGCCTCCTCATGGCGAACAACGGGGAGATCTGGGCCAAGCTGGACGCCGGCACCGAGGCCTACTATCGGGAGGTGAACCGCTCCAAGGTGCCCTTCTCCCGCATCCTGGACAACCTGGCCGCCACCGCCGCGCGCTGGCCCATCGTGATCCAGACCCTCTTCCTGGAATGGCGGGGAAGGGGGCCTTCGGACGGGGAAGTGGAGGCCTACCTCCAGTGCCTGCGGACCCTTCGCGAACGGGGGACCCTCCAGGCCGTGCAGCTCTACACCGTGGCCCGGCCCACCCCCGAGCCCGAGGCGAAGCCCCTGGCGGCCCGGGACCTGGACCGGCTGGCGGCCGGAGTGCTGGATGGGCTGCCCGGCCTTCCGGTTGAGGTCTTCTACGGTCCCGCCTAG
- a CDS encoding saccharopine dehydrogenase family protein: MKKICVLGAGRVGATMALDLARDGEFDVTVADRSEKALGRLAERGLRIQPRELSQASEVRAAVQGADLVVGAVPGFMGFETMRAVLEAGKPIVDISFFPEDPFLLDGLAREKGLIAVMDAGVAPGCDNLIVGDLQRRLDSIENFECYVGGLPAIRTWPFEYKAGFSPVDVVEEYTRPARYVAHGKEIVMPALSEPELMDFPGVGTLEAFNTDGLRSLIHTVDAPFKKEKTLRYPGHIEKMRMLREAGFFGLEPIDVGGVKVAPMDLTTRLLFPMWQMEEDDEDFTVMRVIVDGTKDGKPERHVWDLLDRYDRDTKITSMARSTGYACTATVRLVAAGLYTRKGIAPPEYVGREEGCWEFIRKDLAKHNVTWVETRS, translated from the coding sequence ATGAAAAAGATCTGCGTGCTCGGCGCCGGCCGCGTAGGCGCCACCATGGCCCTGGACCTGGCCCGGGACGGGGAGTTCGACGTCACCGTCGCCGATCGGTCGGAGAAGGCCCTGGGGCGCCTCGCCGAAAGGGGGCTCCGGATCCAGCCCCGGGAGCTTTCCCAGGCCTCCGAGGTGCGCGCCGCCGTGCAGGGCGCGGACCTGGTGGTGGGCGCCGTGCCCGGCTTCATGGGGTTCGAGACCATGAGGGCCGTGCTGGAGGCGGGAAAGCCCATCGTCGATATCTCCTTCTTCCCCGAGGATCCCTTCCTCCTGGACGGCCTGGCCCGGGAGAAGGGCCTCATCGCCGTCATGGACGCCGGGGTGGCCCCGGGCTGCGACAATCTCATCGTGGGCGACCTGCAGCGGCGCCTGGATTCCATCGAAAACTTCGAATGCTACGTGGGGGGCCTCCCCGCCATCCGCACCTGGCCCTTCGAGTACAAGGCCGGCTTCAGCCCCGTGGACGTGGTGGAGGAGTACACCCGCCCGGCCCGCTACGTCGCCCACGGCAAGGAGATCGTGATGCCCGCCCTCAGCGAGCCCGAACTCATGGACTTCCCCGGCGTGGGCACGCTGGAGGCCTTCAACACCGACGGCCTGCGCTCCCTCATCCACACCGTGGACGCGCCCTTCAAGAAGGAGAAGACCCTTCGCTACCCCGGCCACATCGAGAAGATGCGCATGCTGCGCGAGGCCGGGTTCTTCGGCCTGGAGCCCATTGACGTCGGCGGCGTGAAGGTGGCCCCCATGGACCTCACCACCCGGCTCCTCTTCCCCATGTGGCAGATGGAGGAGGACGACGAGGACTTCACGGTCATGCGCGTGATCGTGGACGGGACCAAGGACGGCAAGCCCGAACGCCACGTGTGGGACCTCCTGGACCGCTACGACCGGGACACGAAAATCACCTCCATGGCCCGGTCCACCGGGTATGCGTGCACCGCCACGGTGCGCCTGGTGGCCGCGGGCCTGTACACCCGCAAAGGCATCGCCCCGCCCGAGTATGTGGGCCGCGAGGAAGGCTGCTGGGAGTTCATCCGCAAGGACTTGGCCAAACACAATGTGACCTGGGTCGAGACCAGGAGCTAG
- a CDS encoding IS256 family transposase, with the protein MLVEAVAQALINSQADAHFEAPWNARGMERPNGYRNGYKDRGFQTVAGALELSVPQARNGSFRPALFERWQRSERALLAACGQMVLAGVSNRNVSRLAEEAFGAEVSPSLVSQILKDIEPAVEAFRTRPLGAFPYLLVDARFDKVREGHRVRSRAFLWAAGVNEKGEREVLGWLDWGGETEVAWEGLFKDLKGRGLHGVDLLVSDAHEGLCQAATKAFPGSSWQECQAHFLRRSIEQVKAADQKAFREDVRAVLHAVDYVRSQELLGLLRARWEEKSPKAVDYVEEHLDSLQAVLALPEGHHKRLRTTNMVERFNQELKRKSRLVRVWPNAESRERVYGALLMEQNEAWTGQAWVHMGGPA; encoded by the coding sequence GTGCTGGTGGAAGCCGTGGCCCAGGCCCTGATCAACAGCCAGGCCGACGCCCATTTCGAGGCGCCCTGGAACGCCCGGGGCATGGAACGGCCTAACGGCTATCGCAATGGCTACAAGGATCGTGGCTTCCAGACCGTGGCCGGCGCCCTGGAGCTATCTGTACCGCAGGCCCGGAACGGCTCCTTCCGGCCGGCCCTATTCGAGCGCTGGCAGAGATCCGAGCGCGCCCTGCTGGCCGCTTGCGGCCAGATGGTGCTGGCCGGGGTGTCCAACCGGAACGTGAGCAGGCTGGCGGAGGAGGCCTTCGGGGCAGAGGTCAGTCCCAGCCTGGTATCCCAGATCCTAAAGGACATCGAGCCGGCCGTGGAAGCGTTTCGGACCCGGCCCTTGGGTGCCTTTCCGTATCTCCTCGTTGACGCCCGGTTCGACAAAGTCCGGGAAGGCCACCGCGTCCGCAGCCGGGCCTTCCTATGGGCTGCTGGGGTCAACGAGAAGGGGGAGCGAGAGGTCCTGGGCTGGCTGGATTGGGGCGGAGAGACCGAGGTGGCCTGGGAGGGCCTGTTCAAGGACCTGAAGGGTCGTGGCCTGCATGGGGTCGACCTGCTGGTCTCGGACGCCCACGAGGGCCTCTGCCAGGCCGCGACGAAGGCGTTTCCCGGATCGAGCTGGCAGGAGTGCCAGGCGCACTTCCTCCGCAGGTCGATCGAGCAGGTCAAGGCGGCGGACCAGAAGGCCTTCCGGGAAGACGTGAGGGCCGTGCTCCACGCCGTGGACTACGTCCGGTCGCAGGAGTTGCTCGGTCTGCTGAGGGCGCGCTGGGAGGAGAAATCGCCCAAGGCAGTGGACTACGTGGAGGAGCACCTGGACAGCCTCCAGGCCGTCCTGGCGCTACCCGAGGGCCATCATAAGCGGCTGCGGACGACCAATATGGTCGAGCGATTCAACCAGGAGCTGAAGCGAAAGAGCCGACTGGTGCGGGTTTGGCCCAATGCGGAAAGCCGGGAACGCGTCTACGGGGCGCTTCTCATGGAACAGAACGAGGCCTGGACCGGCCAGGCATGGGTGCACATGGGGGGACCGGCGTGA